Genomic segment of Montipora capricornis isolate CH-2021 unplaced genomic scaffold, ASM3666992v2 scaffold_269, whole genome shotgun sequence:
GCCAAGAAGGGGATATCGAGTATGGGGCACTCCTTGATCGCATGGCCACGAACAGTTTGTCGGATGACGACGTGTCGTTGCTCAGAAAGTGTGTACTAAAATCTACCGATGGGTCCGATGGAAAAGCGCTGGCCATGAACCCGTACGTGATGCCATTCGTTCCGCGAATTTTTACGAGTAACAGAGACATCGCCCAATACACTGAACGAGTTTTAAAAGAGATAGACAACAAGAAAATCATCAGATTGAATGGTAAAGAAAAGTACGAACcaagtaaagaaaaaatatatttggttTACGGTAAAGAAAAGGTAGAGAAAAAGGTTGCAGATTTTATCTGCAAAACGACCAAGAATTGTGACACTTGCTTTTTTGTCGACTGTCCAGTACGATTCCTAGATAACAGAGACATTTTAGAGGGAGTGGCAAACGGTGCCATTGGTAAATTAAAAGGTCTGTCCGACCGAGATGAACACCCTGTTATTCAATTGATGAATGGAAATGAATACACCTTAACGCCCTCTTCCGATACCATCTACCTTGACGATTATACATCATACGAACGTCGCATGATACAATCTGGACGTCTACGACCTAATCCGAATCGCCCGATTGCCAAACTGACGTATTCATATTATAATATCAAGACGGCATTGGGGATGACAGTGCATGCCATGCAAGGTTGTACCTTAAACACGGCCATCATTCATCCCAATGTCGCTGCCATTCACGAGTTTACTGTCATACAGGCATTGTTGGTGGCGTTGTCTCGGTTACGTTCGAGTGGCATGGACGACCCCGATAAACAGAAAACAGTGATGGTTACTCCTAAGGCGACATTGTGGTGCGAAGATGATGGACCACAGCCCCTGGGGTTATATCTGACGCGATTTGCCACGTATCCGTTTTATGTGGCACCAAAAGTGAGAGAATATATCGACAACGTTTTTAAACGTCATGGTCTGTTTAGATCTCGTCGGAATGGAAACACGTAAAGGAAATTACGGTCTCGTAGAggtaaaaaatggaaaaatactcAAAAAGCCTAAGTATTTTGAGTGTGCAAATACTAACAGAGAGGCCATTGCCTTCCGGCGTTTGAAGCCACGACTTAACGACCTTAATATTGCCCGTCTGGACGAAATATACGTatacgatgacgacgatgaaagaaaaccaatatttgtaTGTGAATTGTGGTTCGAAGATGTCGGTAACGACCTTTTTCGGTGGTGCAAATCTGGATGGCTCTTTGATCCGATTAAGGTTTTGCTGAAAACGTTGTTGCCGACCATAGATGAATTACACGAGGTCGGGATCTTGCACGGCGATATCCACCTTGGTAACATATGCGTGAGTCTAAATAAAGATGGAGAATTAACGGCTAAGTTGATCGATTTCGGAAGGAGTGTCGTTGTTCGGGACAGTGTTCAGTGGAAACGTCATCCTCTCGACGAAAAATTATGGGTGGATCCCATAACTGGAATCGTAAGCAACCAATTCCATTCGCCTTCGCTGACTTCAGAGGAAGCGACCACAGATTACATGTACAACGTCTCCGATTATCGCGATCCAATGAGTGTTTTGGTTCTAGTGGCAAACGAATCGAAAAAATATCCTACAGGCGTGACTTTGGGTCCTGGTGATGACATATACGGTCTAGGGATGTGTGTCGTTCGTATTCTAACGttattctttaatttattaGACGAATCTGGAATACTGAACGAGTTGTTTTCCGGAGCTACCTTTGACCACAAATTATGTATACTCTGTAGCATCCTCAAGCACAATCCCGCTTGGGATTCGTCCTTTCTTGTCGATTTAGATCAGAAACTAAAGTTATTCTCGACGAGTCTTTCAGATCCATTGCTTCGTAAGATTGAAAAACGTCTTCGAACTTTGACTACAGTATATTCAGGATTCTTTGACCATTTGAAAGAAGTATACGATTTAAACACTAGCCAACTCGTCAAAGCTTGTGTTCATCCTGATCGTTGTCGTCGATATTGCCACGGAGGAGACAGGAGGAAGCGTCGAGGATTTGACGAGACAACCGACGAGGAAGGACGCATCAGTACCTCGGTCCACGATGGCAAGGTTGTTCATGTAATGGTTGGACATTGTTGGGTAATGACGGGAGTCGTGAGTTCAGGTCGAGTAGAGTGGTGGTACACAGCAAATGAATTAAAAATGGGCAAAGAGAGGGGTAAAAGGGTCATGATGTCATTTATTGTAACAGTTACCGCGTtagataaaaaattacaaagtacagactATTGTCAGTGGGTTTTCGATTTTCCTTTACAAAAGCGCAAGTGGCTCGATGCATTGACTAGGTACAATATCGTGTAAGGAGATGAAATAGAGAATCCGATGATGTTATTTGTATTTATACTGTAAAGCGAAAATAAAGATCTAAAAAAAATACGGTTGAATGTGTCAGATTGTTTCGTTTCCATTTTATGCGAGAgaaaaaacgaaagaatatATTAAGTTGCGCGGCTTCTATTCATTTGTTGCTCagattttatgaaaatgaatcAACTGAAAGGGAGTTACGGTGTTGTAAAACTTGCAGATGGATGTGCAGTCAAGAGACCTACCAGAGATCAGTGTCCTAATATTAACAGAGAATATATTGCGTACCATCGCGTGACTCGAGTGATGGACCAAGTTTGCGTCCCGTTGTTAAAAAGGATATCTATATCACGCGACGATGAAAAGCGGCTAAAGTTTGTAACGGAAATGACGTTTGAGGATGCCGGAAAAGATTTGTTGACGTGGTTTCGATGTCGGTTGCTTTTTGATCCGATCGAGGTGTTATTTATTCCGTTATTATCGGCGTTGAAATACTTGCACAACCTTGGAATCTTACACGGCGACATCCACCCTTCCAACATATGCGTAAAGATCGATGATCGTGGGCGGCCGAAGGCCAGATTAATCGATTTCGGAAGGAGTGTCGTTTTGCGAGATGAAAAGAAATGGACTCGGCACCCTGACAAACGAGACTTTTGGGTCGATCCTAGGACTGGTGTGGTGTCTGACCAATTTCACATGCCAACACCGGACTCGAAAGAAGCGACGCTCGACTTTGCGTACAACATTTCTGGTTTTCGTGATCCAATGGCCGTCATTGCCTTAGTGGCAAACGAGTCGTATGATTTTCCCGAAGGGTTGATGTTGGGTCCAGTTGATGATGTGTACGGTCTTGGAATCTGTATCGTTTACGCTCTGACATTATTTCTTGATACACCAACGGACTGGGATATGCTAAACAAAGTATCTACTTGTGAGAGGTTTGATGATAAACTGTGCGTACTCTGTCATATCTTAGAACGCAATCCCGCCTGGAATTCGTCGTTTTTTATTGATTTGCACGAGAGGGTGACACCAGAATCGAGAAATTCCGAGGATAAGATAAAATTCAAAGCCTCATGTTCGGCAATCGAAATACGTCTCCAGAATCTGTACACTTTATATCTTTATTTTTTCGATTACCTGAAGGAAGTATATGACTCGGAAACCAGCGATCTAGTCAAGGCTTGCGTTCACCCAGACCGTCACCATAGGTATTGCCACACTCCAAGCACAAAACGTAGAAGGATAGACAAAGAGGAGGTCATTAGGGCGGGTGCCATCGAGACCATGGTCGAAAACGGTAGTATCATTCACGTGACCGTTGGAAATTGTTGGATCATGACAGGGGTTATAGGTTCTGGGAAAATCAATTGGTGGCAGATGGCAGATGGAATGATGATGCGCGAAAAGAGGGGTGTACGTGTATTGAAGTTATTTATTGAAGAAGCTTGCAAATTAGATCGTAAATTACAAAAAGACAAATGTCGCGATTGGCCTTTCGAATTtgacttacaaaaaaaaaatggctcacGATGTTGGCTCTGTATGATGATCCTGTATGCGATAAGGAGCAAGATCTTGTGCTTCCACAGAACGGCACGAGTGAACGAGTAAGACGATAATACAGATTGTCAGAAGTGCGACTAAACTAAAGGCGAGAGCAATTAAGGTTGTAGAGTGCGCATCTGGACATTGCGTCGACGGACAAGTATACGCGGTCGGTTCTTGGTCGTAGCTTGCTCGACGCAATCTCGTCAAGACTCGAGCATCTAAGTATCGCCAAAGGTTGACTGTCGAAACGATCTCTTTAGATTGAGATGCTCCGTTAACTGGGTCTGGTAAGACGATTGTCGGTACGTTGTAAAAATCGGTGAGCGTCATTAAACCTGTTACCAACAAAGCAACGAAGTGTGTTTTCTCTGTGCTTCCGCGAAAACCCGTAAACGACGGATCGTTTAACTCTAACGTTTTATCCCACGTCGGTGGCGACAAGAGTACGGCAACAGATGGAGCTCTTGTCGCGAACGTCAAGTTTAGCATTCTCGTATCAGAATCGAGGCGCGACGAACGAGGTCTCAATACGATGGCAGCGTGGTAGTCGGCTATGGGACTAGATGTAGTAGATCTAGTCGTATTGATGCATTCCCCGTTGTCAAAGATGATATCCCGCACTTGAAGTTTGTCGGTTGACGAAAAAAGCAACGCACAGTACGTGGGCTCTTCTGTATCGATTAGCACCGAGAGAGGTGTTTTGAGAAGCACGAGCCCCTCGAGACAAAACGGGCGAAGTGTAACTTGACGCAACGTCAACTTAAGCGCGCGATTGACGACAGCCCTGAGATTACTTGTCGGACACGAGATGGCATTTCGATTCGGTACACGAGAAATGAATACGTCGTCTGGAGCTATCCAGATGGTTGTGGTCGTGGCAGTGCTACCATCGATCGTCAAAAAGTCCTTCATGTGACCTGCACACGAATGTTCTTCGCATTTCAACGACTGGGTTCTCACCCAAGCTATCGCAATCACGACCCACGAGATATAAAGAATGTTTGTTAGCATTGTATATACGAGTGGAATAAAATGACTGTAAAATAATCCATCGAAATATCTCTTTAATAGTCTCTGGTCGTTCAATTGTACAAAACAGTCAATAAAATCGCAAACGATAATTAATTCGAcctgttttttattttaattactaCCCTCGACTAGATAGATAGTCAATCGCCAATCGCACGGCGAGGAGACCGAGTCCAACAACCATCGTTTTTGCATACCATCGGCGAACGTATACAGAAGAACGGCTATAGTGTATCACAATAGGGCGATTGTTTTCCTCAAGACAGTTTTTTGCTACCTCCGTGGTTGTAAACGTGGCCGTGACAGTGCGCACTACTCGAGTCACTCCATAGACTGGGGTGGTACTCGAAAAATCGCCCTTGTCCTCGCATGATCGCTTTTTGGGCGGTTTAGTACCAAGAGCTGCGGAAAGTGTCCAGGAACGACGCGAGTTCAGTGATCCATTTCTAGAATTCATCCACACTCTGGCCTTACACCGCCAGTATCGACCCTCGAATTTACTATGGATAGCACTGCTAACCGTACCATTAGaatactttctttgttttctctgcAAGAACATGTCATCCAAATAAAACTCGAATGTCGCTATCCCGGAAACCATATTCTCGCCCCTTACTGTACATATCAGTGCAGTCACACGTTCTTGAAATGTCTCTTGGATAAACTTGTTCAGGGTGATGATCGGCAAGTGAATAACTTTCACCGTCGAGTTGCAACGTGCGCGCCCATCGCCAGGTTGCATTTTCGTCTCTAATGCAATGCCGTGTACACCGAAAGAGAGACTGGATACGAACCCCGTAATTTTAACAATGCTTCGGGCCGACGAATTGCTCTGTTCTTCGTTTGGTGAAGGATTGCTAATGAAACACTGGAGTTTGACCGCACCTTCTTCGATCTCTCTATATATCCTTTCTATTGGTTCGAGTGTCATACAGGGATCCGTTACGAGGCTTAAGATAACCCCGACCAAAacgaaccaatcaaaaactgtCATCTCTACTTTTACATATAAAGACATCATGAATGATCGAGTAGACATTTGTTTAATGTATCATAGTTCTAGATTACATTCAAAAAACTCGTATTTTATTCGTCAGAGCAATCTCTCATGTGATCCTCTAACATATAATGAGGAAACATTCGGTGGCAAACGGGGCATTGCAATTCGTTAACTGGTCGAACCGAACGCCTCGGGGGCTGGGGTGTATCCGGTAGGGAAGTCTCGTTGGGACATACTCGAGCTCGACAAGCGCCGAGCGAAGACGATACTCGTCGCATCAATTCTCTGTATCGCCCGTTCAGTTCTGCATGTTTGTCCATTTCGTGTTTTAGTCTTGCCTTCATTTCTTGTAGTTGATGCATGGTATCTCTTTTTTCGTCGCATTCTCTTTTAAAATCCCTCTCGTAAGTTATGAGAGCTTCTTGCATTAACTTATTTTCATCTCGCTATTCATCCAATTCCTTCTGTAAGACCTCACCCGCATTAATAGCTTTGGAAAGACTCGTACGCAAACCATTCACTTCTCCTTTGAGATTTTTTACCTCCGCGTCATGGTCCCTGATAATTTGTTCGATCTGATTTGTCTGCTCTTGTAGctgttctttttcttgttgcagggcgtttctctcttgtttagcTTGTTCGATTTCCGCCGTCAGCGCATTCACTTTTTCAGCTTCGAGATCGTGTTGGTGTTCAACACGTCTTTGCAAGTCTCGGACCTGTTGGTGTAACCCGGCAGCATCGCTTTCCATTCGCAAACCTTTCTCTTTCTCTATCCATTTTTCCACATCTTCACCTCCAAGTGTTTTGCTATTTTCTTCCAAGTCatcgttgtcgctttcttcgtTAGAGCCGTTGCCCTCTTCGTCCCAAACTTGACTCATGACCTCTCGCGCTGCCAGAGATTTCCCGATTACTGACTTTACCTCGCAGACGTAGACCATCTTTTCGCCCTCTGACGATTGCATTGTTCTTTTTAGAGTCTCGTTTTCGGTGACGATGGTTTCGCAAAATACTTGCTTGACCTCCAGCTTTCTCAATAGCTCTGTGACTTTGTGCACCAAACGCACATTTTGATGCTTTAAACCATCTACATTTTCGTCTTGAATATTATGCAATATTTTCTCGAGTTCCTGTATCTTCTGCCTTTTTCCATCTCTATCATCCCTTAATTTCATGATGACGTCGTGTAGATCGCAATTTTCTGTTGCCAAATCGATCGCGTCCCCCGAAGCTCTGGCCGTCATTTGCCGTATGACCCCTTTAAGCCTTGTATTTTCTCGGCTGAGACACTCTAAGATCTTTTTTGACACTCCAGGCGTCACAATGGCTCCCTGAGAAGAATTTCCGTTACTTGCCATCAAACTCAACTGCGCGATTCTATTTTCGGCTCTAGCAAGACTCTCTTCCAGTCGTCGGTTTTGGGCCTCTAGAGACGCGACTTCTTGAATGGTGTCGTGTAATTGATTCGCGAGACGTACGAGTCCCTTGTTTCGTTCATTCCATTGTTTATGTTGTTCGTATAGATACGCAATTGTCTTGCGTAAAACATCGTTCTCTGATTTTGGGGCGATAACTTCAACAGTGCATTTTTCGTCCATTTTTCGTGAATCCGATGTAATTCTTACCCGAAGGCTTCTTGAAACTTGATTGAGATCGAGAGATCGCACTGCTGTTTTTATACAGTCTTGCTTAGTTTTACGGGACATTccccttttgagtttttattcCCAGTTTTGGGGGAACGTTCTGAGTCATCGGTTACGCACACAAGTGTTTTTTCCTATTTGAGGATGTGATCTCGTTGATATGACGTCAAATGATGACGTTTAATTTTCTCCCTTCTTCCGTTGTCTTATTTTTAACCAAAAGATATCCCCGTGGTATGACGTTATCACACGGCAGTGATAATCCTTTTGCCCTTCTTCCgctgttttgatttttttttttttttaagggttCGTTGATATGACGTCAAAGGATCGCGACTATATTTGCCTTCTTTCTAGATTTAAACGCAAAAGCGACGGTGAAACATCTCAGAAAGAGTAAGGATGGAAGCTTTCGTCTTCCCTTCAGAGTTCGCCTCTATCTTGTAAACAGTACATTTTTACATAGTATAGCCCGATTCGAAGTGCACTACGTGTCTTGCAAGTCTATATGTCAAGTATGGGTTATTTCGAGAAGGGATCTTGAGTGCGAGC
This window contains:
- the LOC138035152 gene encoding hyaluronan mediated motility receptor-like, with the translated sequence MDEKCTVEVIAPKSENDVLRKTIAYLYEQHKQWNERNKGLVRLANQLHDTIQEVASLEAQNRRLEESLARAENRIAQLSLMASNGNSSQGAIVTPGVSKKILECLSRENTRLKGVIRQMTARASGDAIDLATENCDLHDVIMKLRDDRDGKRQKIQELEKILHNIQDENVDGLKHQNVRLVHKVTELLRKLEVKQVFCETIVTENETLKRTMQSSEGEKMVYVCEVKSVIGKSLAAREVMSQVWDEEGNGSNEESDNDDLEENSKTLGGEDVEKWIEKEKGLRMESDAAGLHQQVRDLQRRVEHQHDLEAEKVNALTAEIEQAKQERNALQQEKEQLQEQTNQIEQIIRDHDAEVKNLKGEVNGLRTSLSKAINAGEVLQKELDE